In a single window of the Tigriopus californicus strain San Diego chromosome 2, Tcal_SD_v2.1, whole genome shotgun sequence genome:
- the LOC131892714 gene encoding uncharacterized protein LOC131892714 yields the protein MKTGRGRGIGWHQITGIVVLICTLTQRTIVGQSVSHADSSAESPAFVSRPLMSKSNQVDEYDNDGPESLPVPVFLSQARPLSPLFHDREGRSNGWQFRAGKRSADQNWQFRTGKRSGDPSWQFRTGKRSGDPSWQFRTGKRSWENPEVNEILDKRAADMDQSWQFRSGKRNGWMLRTG from the exons ATGAAGacaggaagaggaagaggaattGGATGGCATCAGATCACCGGAATCGTAGTACTGATCTGCACCCTGACCCAAA GGACGATAGTCGGTCAGAGCGTCAGTCACGCAGACTCCTCTGCGGAATCACCGGCCTTTGTGTCCCGGCCTTTGATGTCCAAGAGCAACCAGGTCGATGAGTATGACAATGACGGCCCAGAGTCTTTACCCGTCCCCGTTTTTCTAAGTCAAGCCCGTCCCTTGTCGCCCTTATTCCATGACCGTGAAGGTCGAAGCAACGGCTGGCAATTTCGGGCCGGGAAGCGTTCAGCCGACCAAAATTGGCAATTCCGAACTGGCAAACGCTCAGGCGACCCTTCTTGGCAATTTCGTACGGGAAAACGCTCAGGGGATCCCTCTTGGCAATTTCGAACGGGTAAAAGATCTTGGGAGAACCCCGAAGTCAACGAGATCTTGGACAAGAGAGCTGCGGATATGGATCAATCTTGGCAGTTCCGATCCGGGAAACGAAATGGTTGGATGCTTAGAACCGGTTAA